A single window of Populus nigra chromosome 17, ddPopNigr1.1, whole genome shotgun sequence DNA harbors:
- the LOC133677083 gene encoding trihelix transcription factor GTL1, whose product MDLLITGDRQIQNPNDFPLQITPFPPTGNFTIPTSAAAPSAAEAEAGSSEAASLPPQKLRPIRRTDRVPSSSREDGGESLRGLVSGQPSEVAADGGGGSGGGLFDDEFSLCSSDGNDDDLSVGVGESVGQKRKRKSKIEKFLESLVMKVMEKQEEMHKQLVEMIESRERERVIRDEAWKQQEMERMKRDSEARAQETSRNLALISFIQNMTSGHVIEVPQPSMTFSHMVNDRGNADAPIQNDFMGDQSNQRWPEAEVQALIMLQTAWEQQSQVTGSKGNNIWDAISAGMYNMGYNRTAKKCKEKWENINKQFKMSAPKKPFQNSTVSPYFPELDTLYNDDFVNLGNGSANTDNQANCALGKG is encoded by the exons ATGGATTTATTAATTACCGGTGACCGGCAAATACAAAACCCTAACGACTTTCCTCTTCAGATAACTCCATTCCCGCCCACCGGCAACTTTACTATCCCCACTTCAGCCGCAGCTCCTTCGGCGGCGGAGGCGGAGGCGGGGTCGAGTGAGGCTGCCAGCTTGCCTCCGCAGAAGCTCCGTCCGATTAGAAGAACTGACAGAGTTCCGTCGAGTTCTAGGGAGGACGGGGGAGAGAGTCTGAGGGGTTTGGTTAGTGGACAGCCGAGTGAAGTGGCggctgatggtggtggtgggtcGGGTGGAGGTTTATTTGATGATGAATTTAG cTTATGTTCGAGTGATGGAAACGATGATGATTTATCGGTTGGTGTGGGAGAATCTGTTGGTCAGAAGAGAAAGAGGAAATCCAAGATTGAGAAGTTTTTGGAGAGTTTGGTGATGAAAGTGATGGAGAAGCAGGAGGAGATGCATAAACAGTTGGTAGAGATGATAGAGAGTAGAGAAAGGGAGAGGGTGATAAGAGATGAAGCTTGGAAACAGCAAGAGATGGAAAGGATGAAAAGGGATAGTGAGGCTAGGGCTCAAGAGACTTCTCGTAACCTTGCTCTCATTTCCTTCATCCAGAACATGACGTCAGGTCATGTTATCGAAGTCCCTCAACCATCAATGACATTCTCACACATGGTGAACGATAGAGGAAATGCCGATGCCCCcattcaaaatgattttatggGTGACCAAAGTAATCAAAGATGGCCAGAAGCTGAGGTGCAAGCACTTATAATGCTTCAAACTGCTTGGGAACAGCAGTCGCAAGTTACAGGCTCCAAAGGGAATAATATTTGGGATGCAATATCTGCTGGAATGTACAATATGGGCTACAACCGCACTGCGAAGAAGTGTAAAGAGAAATGGGAAAACATCAACAAGCAATTCAAAATGTCAGCCCCAAAGAAACCATTTCAAAATAGTACAGTGAGCCCTTATTTTCCAGAATTGGACACGTTATACAATGACGATTTTGTTAATCTGGGAAATGGCTCTGCCAATACAGACAATCAAGCTAACTGCGCACTGGGTAAAGGTTGA
- the LOC133676686 gene encoding nuclear transcription factor Y subunit B-1-like: MDRGGFHGYRKHPNTSSEINMRLAEINHSTTNKFHTTTDDIGECTVREQDRFMPIANVIRIMRKMLPPHGKISDDAKETIQECVSEFISFITSEANERCQREQRKTITAEDVLYAMSKLGFDDYIEPLTIYLHRYRELEGERGSMRGEPLMKIRNSNNNNNVDQYGTVAGAGAGAAYAPAFHVSHHHHPHHHGFFGGAPIGAGFMTMRDANSNASSSHSAALANVEAFAQHQ, translated from the exons ATGGACCGTGGAGGCTTTCATGGCTACCGCAAGCACCCCAACACAAGCTCGG AGATCAACATGAGGCTAGCTGAGATCAACCACAGCACCACCAACAAGTTTCATACAACCACTGATGACATCGGTGAATGTACTGTAAGGGAGCAAGACAGGTTCATGCCAATAGCCAATGTTATCAGGATCATGCGCAAGATGCTGCCCCCACATGGGAAAATCTCTGATGATGCCAAAGAAACAATCCAAGAATGCGTGTCTGAGTTCATTAGCTTCATCACTAGTGAAGCCAATGAACGCTGCCAACGCGAGCAACGCAAGACGATAACAGCTGAGGATGTGCTTTATGCAATGAGCAAACTAGGGTTTGATGACTACATCGAACCCTTGACCATCTATCTTCACCGATACCGCGAGCTCGAGGGCGAGCGCGGCTCGATGAGAGGTGAGCCACTGATGAAGATCAggaatagtaataataataataatgttgatCAGTATGGAACAGTGGCTGGggctggtgctggtgctgctTATGCACCAGCATTTCATGTGAGCCATCATCACCATCCTCATCATCATGGATTCTTTGGTGGGGCTCCTATAGGAGCTGGATTCATGACTATGAGAGATGCTAATTCCAATGCTAGTTCCTCCCATTCTGCTGCATTGGCTAACGTTGAAGCATTTGCTCAGCATCAGTAA